Proteins found in one Corynebacterium canis genomic segment:
- a CDS encoding M23 family metallopeptidase: MNTTHRRSGRSGGQHRKQTVSTGTKSRVAMVAMATGAVSTAGVGGAAAAHATQPDTVTQTPEYQLTSDTALGSSEAAPQILAIAEFKPVANLTDQLNKAIQFNAERAAADEAARAPQTALPASGSFTSPFGPRWGSFHNGIDIANAVGTPINAVMDGTVIDSGPASGYGQWIRIRHDDGAISVYGHMETLDVSVGERVVAGQKIAGMGNRGFSTGPHLHFEIHPDGQSAVDPVPWLAARGINV, from the coding sequence ATGAACACGACTCATCGGCGGTCGGGTCGGTCTGGCGGGCAGCACCGCAAGCAGACCGTATCTACCGGCACAAAGAGCCGGGTCGCGATGGTCGCAATGGCGACCGGCGCAGTCTCCACCGCAGGTGTTGGCGGCGCTGCAGCGGCGCACGCGACGCAACCAGATACGGTGACCCAAACGCCTGAGTATCAGCTCACCTCGGATACCGCCCTTGGCTCCAGCGAGGCAGCACCACAGATTCTGGCTATTGCGGAATTCAAGCCGGTGGCAAACCTCACCGATCAGCTAAACAAGGCAATTCAGTTCAACGCTGAACGTGCCGCCGCTGATGAGGCAGCACGGGCGCCCCAGACCGCACTTCCCGCATCTGGCAGCTTCACCTCGCCCTTCGGTCCTCGTTGGGGGAGTTTCCACAACGGGATCGACATCGCGAACGCTGTTGGCACCCCAATCAACGCCGTCATGGATGGCACCGTGATCGACTCCGGCCCGGCTTCCGGGTACGGCCAGTGGATCCGGATCCGCCACGATGACGGCGCTATTTCTGTGTATGGCCACATGGAAACATTGGACGTTTCCGTGGGCGAGCGCGTGGTTGCTGGCCAGAAGATCGCAGGCATGGGCAACCGTGGGTTCTCCACCGGCCCGCACCTGCACTTTGAGATCCACCCGGACGGCCAAAGCGCTGTTGACCCTGTGCCGTGGCTTGCGGCACGTGGCATCAACGTCTAA
- a CDS encoding NAD-dependent succinate-semialdehyde dehydrogenase, with product MVKPSQIHSLIASTPKDLFLAGRWAAASDGGVLEVQNPATGQTLAHVASATTEDAHTALRAALDVQKTWANTPARRRSEILYRTFELIHAHAEELALLQTLELGRALPDSRAEVAYGAEFFRWFAEEAVRIRGDYRVNPAGTARILVRQEPVGPVLAVTPWNFPLAMGTRKLGPALAAGCTVIVKPASKTPLTMLFLARLLKEAGLPDGVVSVLPSARAARISSLLDQPGLRKLTFTGSSIVGQKLAIKAAKHSLRVSLELGGNAPYIVLPDADIDLAAKEVAIAKMRGAGQVCIAANRFLVHSSLADEFVQKVAAEMATFTLGPGWEEDVNFGPLSGADQVETVRTLVDDAVARGGRLVWAGRTPAFGPEFEGGAWYPGAVLINAPESSPIHHDEIFGPVISVTTFETEEEVIAKANNTPYGLAAYVFGSPNAALRVAESLEAGMVAINRGALSDPAAPFGGVKESGIGREGGFEGIHEFLETKYIALPLD from the coding sequence ATGGTAAAGCCATCCCAAATCCACTCATTGATTGCGTCCACGCCCAAAGATTTGTTCCTCGCGGGGCGTTGGGCGGCCGCCTCAGACGGCGGAGTGCTGGAGGTACAAAACCCAGCGACAGGGCAAACCCTCGCGCACGTTGCCTCCGCGACTACGGAGGATGCGCACACCGCCTTACGCGCCGCGCTTGACGTCCAGAAAACCTGGGCGAATACTCCGGCGCGACGGCGTTCGGAAATTCTCTATCGTACGTTCGAATTAATACATGCGCATGCCGAGGAATTGGCGCTTTTGCAAACCCTCGAGTTGGGCCGTGCGCTGCCGGATTCGCGGGCCGAAGTGGCGTACGGTGCCGAGTTTTTCCGGTGGTTCGCCGAGGAAGCCGTGCGCATTCGTGGCGACTACCGCGTGAACCCCGCAGGAACAGCTCGAATCCTTGTGCGGCAAGAACCGGTGGGTCCGGTTTTAGCCGTTACGCCCTGGAATTTCCCGCTTGCTATGGGTACGCGCAAACTAGGCCCGGCGTTGGCCGCAGGGTGCACCGTGATTGTGAAACCAGCTTCAAAAACACCGTTAACCATGCTGTTTTTAGCAAGGCTCTTAAAGGAAGCTGGGCTGCCAGATGGCGTTGTCAGCGTGTTACCCTCGGCCCGCGCCGCCCGAATCTCCTCGCTTTTAGACCAGCCCGGGTTGCGTAAACTCACCTTCACCGGTTCTTCGATTGTGGGGCAAAAACTTGCGATTAAAGCGGCGAAGCATTCGCTGCGGGTAAGCCTCGAGCTCGGCGGCAACGCCCCCTATATCGTCTTGCCCGACGCGGATATCGACCTAGCCGCTAAAGAGGTGGCGATCGCGAAGATGCGCGGCGCCGGCCAGGTTTGCATTGCCGCCAATCGATTCCTTGTTCACTCTTCCCTTGCCGACGAGTTCGTACAAAAGGTCGCCGCAGAAATGGCCACGTTTACCCTCGGCCCCGGCTGGGAAGAAGACGTCAATTTCGGCCCACTTTCCGGCGCCGACCAGGTGGAAACCGTGCGCACGCTTGTCGACGACGCGGTGGCCCGTGGCGGGCGGTTAGTGTGGGCCGGGCGCACCCCGGCGTTCGGTCCTGAATTCGAAGGCGGTGCATGGTACCCGGGGGCCGTGTTGATTAATGCCCCCGAATCGTCGCCGATCCACCACGATGAGATTTTCGGCCCGGTGATTAGCGTCACTACCTTTGAGACGGAAGAGGAGGTGATCGCCAAGGCCAATAACACCCCCTATGGGCTCGCCGCATACGTGTTCGGTTCGCCGAATGCTGCGCTGCGAGTCGCCGAATCCCTTGAGGCGGGCATGGTGGCGATCAACCGCGGTGCGCTTTCCGACCCAGCAGCTCCCTTTGGTGGCGTGAAAGAATCCGGCATCGGCCGCGAAGGTGGATTCGAAGGCATTCACGAATTTCTCGAAACGAAATACATCGCCCTGCCCTTGGACTAA
- a CDS encoding YccF domain-containing protein, whose product MKLILNIIWLITGGLWLAIGYLFFGVLACLFVVTIPAGVASFRMANYALWPFGREVVDAPGVAPLAGLSNLIWFLVAGLWLAIGHIMTAAAQAITIIGIPLAIANVKMIPVTCFPFGKQIVASERGLF is encoded by the coding sequence ATGAAACTCATTTTGAATATCATATGGCTGATCACCGGCGGCCTGTGGCTGGCCATCGGCTACCTGTTCTTTGGGGTGCTGGCCTGCCTGTTCGTGGTGACCATCCCAGCCGGTGTGGCTTCCTTCCGCATGGCAAACTACGCCCTCTGGCCGTTCGGAAGGGAAGTGGTGGACGCCCCCGGTGTGGCGCCATTGGCAGGACTGTCGAACCTGATCTGGTTCTTGGTGGCCGGGTTGTGGCTCGCCATCGGGCACATTATGACCGCGGCAGCGCAGGCGATCACGATCATTGGAATACCGTTGGCGATTGCGAACGTGAAAATGATCCCGGTGACCTGCTTCCCGTTTGGCAAGCAAATCGTGGCTTCGGAGCGCGGGTTGTTTTAG
- a CDS encoding DUF7822 domain-containing protein encodes MANRTYLYAERPRENGTTAIISVGEFSSGIPLAYQLLCSVRAERVSSAIHGDNQKDEDTGEFVGPIAIRASFTEGREALLRFMERFAEVNSKNLHLPEDFVAEEFAGTRKELFDERFSGCTHFRMEPGEVFELVCDGLADFEREADNLFNSVNTVDGDIERVIKTWESGEFEPYRSAQDLFYSLGFGTWSDVLFFQFKNPEDAQTDKPDGAQTP; translated from the coding sequence ATGGCGAACCGCACGTACCTTTATGCCGAACGTCCCCGCGAAAATGGCACCACAGCAATCATTTCCGTCGGCGAATTCAGCAGCGGCATTCCGCTAGCCTACCAATTGCTCTGCAGCGTGCGCGCGGAGCGCGTTTCTTCGGCCATTCACGGCGACAACCAAAAAGACGAGGACACCGGCGAATTCGTCGGCCCGATTGCCATTCGCGCCTCCTTTACGGAAGGCCGCGAAGCACTCCTTCGGTTTATGGAGCGCTTCGCCGAGGTAAACAGCAAAAACCTGCACTTGCCCGAAGACTTCGTAGCGGAAGAATTTGCTGGAACCCGCAAGGAATTGTTTGACGAGCGTTTCTCAGGGTGCACGCATTTCCGGATGGAGCCCGGCGAAGTATTTGAGCTGGTCTGCGACGGCCTCGCCGACTTCGAGCGGGAGGCGGACAATCTCTTCAATTCAGTAAACACCGTCGACGGGGACATCGAACGCGTTATTAAAACGTGGGAGTCCGGCGAATTCGAACCTTACCGGTCCGCCCAAGATCTTTTCTACTCCCTTGGGTTCGGCACGTGGAGCGATGTTCTCTTCTTCCAATTCAAAAACCCCGAGGACGCCCAAACCGACAAGCCCGACGGCGCCCAAACTCCGTAG
- a CDS encoding DNA-formamidopyrimidine glycosylase family protein: MPEGDSVFQLSERLQPLTGRLVTRTQLRVPRYATVRFDGAELTRLWPYGKHLFMCFDHQILHTHLKMEGTWSVHRKGVRWRKPGHKARVVLQFEDGIELVGFELGFVRVFDAGEYSERIAHLGPDVLAEEWDIAEARRRILARPERPIGTALLDQRNLAGVGNEYRMEICFLAGVHPATPVAKVDIDKVLRITRRLMWANRRSPIRVTTGVRRAGENSYVFGRNHRPCRRCGTLIVKGVLGGPDQGGDPDELERIIWWCPHCQPAR, from the coding sequence ATGCCCGAAGGCGACTCTGTGTTCCAACTTTCCGAACGCCTGCAACCGCTCACCGGCAGGCTGGTCACCCGCACACAGTTGCGGGTTCCGCGATACGCTACAGTGCGTTTCGACGGCGCGGAGCTCACCCGCCTCTGGCCCTACGGCAAACACCTGTTCATGTGCTTCGATCACCAAATTCTGCATACCCACCTGAAGATGGAGGGCACCTGGTCTGTGCATCGTAAAGGGGTGCGGTGGCGCAAGCCCGGACATAAGGCGCGGGTGGTCTTGCAATTCGAAGACGGTATCGAGCTCGTGGGCTTCGAACTCGGGTTTGTTCGGGTGTTCGATGCCGGGGAATATTCCGAGCGGATCGCCCACCTAGGGCCCGATGTATTGGCGGAAGAATGGGATATTGCGGAGGCGCGGCGGCGCATCTTGGCGCGTCCGGAACGTCCGATTGGCACCGCGCTTTTGGATCAGCGCAACCTTGCGGGCGTGGGCAATGAGTATCGAATGGAGATTTGCTTTCTTGCGGGTGTGCACCCCGCCACGCCGGTGGCAAAGGTGGACATTGATAAAGTTTTGCGGATCACGCGGCGGCTGATGTGGGCGAATCGTCGCTCGCCGATACGGGTGACCACGGGGGTGCGGCGCGCCGGGGAGAATTCCTATGTGTTTGGCCGGAACCATCGCCCGTGCCGCCGCTGCGGAACCCTGATTGTTAAGGGCGTGCTCGGCGGCCCCGATCAGGGCGGCGATCCCGATGAACTCGAACGCATTATCTGGTGGTGCCCGCATTGCCAACCGGCGCGATAA
- a CDS encoding UvrD-helicase domain-containing protein — MSTHESSPFPSTSPTSASAHPTHPTPQAHQAHPTHPTPQAHPTPPTNPAQTLVAGLNPQQRAAVEHIGAPLLIVAGAGSGKTAVLTRRIAYLLGCRGVHPGQILAITFTNKAAAEMRDRVADLVGPVAERMWVSTFHSTCVRILRQQAKLVPGLNTNFTIYDADDSKRLLSGIVKDLDLDARKFTARGLAAAISACKNELISPADSMAQATQTRNPWELTVAKVYKVYQQRLRAANAVDFDDLIGEVVGVFTRHPDVAEYYRRRFRHVLVDEYQDTNHAQYMLLASLVGTADQGKQVPPSELCVVGDADQSIYAFRGATIRNIEEFERDYPQARTIVLEQNYRSTQTILSAANAVIAQNQNRREKKLWTALGEGEPVIGYVADNEHDEAQFVASEIDSLVDQGRSFSDFAVMYRTNNSSRALEDVFIRTGIPYKVVGGTRFYERKEIRDIVAYLRALENPDDSVSLQRIINTPRRGIGDRALAAVNLHAQQQGISFGQSLLDAAAGNVELLAPRSSKAIARFVEMMDGLRDTIVEHTDQDTGLTDIGAVVAAVLDVTEYRAGLENSNDPQDGARLDNLNELVSVAREFSSEATNRLAYEEGSEAAPAGLQAFLERVSLVADADQLPEEGQGVVTLMTLHTAKGLEFPVVFLTGWEDGQFPHQRALGEPQELAEERRLAYVGITRARQRLYLTRALIRSSWGDSTANPASRFLQEIPEHLVQWRREEPQFPGYDTGGDTDWPPLEWGAPAFRQPKPRAQKSRLPKAASRTGGSLVLNVGDRVNHEKYGLGSVIESHPGSPAATVTIDFGSAGTVRLMLIGNLPMEKL; from the coding sequence ATGAGCACGCATGAATCCTCACCTTTTCCCAGTACATCACCCACTTCCGCAAGCGCGCACCCAACGCACCCCACACCCCAAGCTCACCAAGCGCATCCAACGCACCCCACACCCCAAGCCCACCCCACACCCCCAACGAACCCAGCGCAAACTTTAGTGGCCGGCCTGAACCCCCAGCAGCGGGCGGCGGTGGAGCACATTGGCGCACCGTTGTTGATTGTGGCGGGCGCGGGCTCCGGCAAGACGGCGGTGTTGACGCGCCGTATAGCGTATCTGCTTGGCTGCCGCGGCGTGCACCCGGGCCAGATTTTGGCTATTACCTTTACTAATAAGGCGGCGGCGGAGATGCGCGATCGCGTGGCGGACCTTGTGGGGCCCGTCGCGGAGCGCATGTGGGTGTCCACGTTTCATTCCACGTGTGTGCGGATTTTGCGGCAGCAGGCGAAGCTGGTCCCCGGCCTCAACACGAATTTCACTATTTATGATGCGGACGATTCGAAGCGCCTGCTTTCCGGCATCGTCAAGGACCTGGATTTGGACGCCCGGAAGTTCACGGCGCGTGGGCTCGCGGCGGCGATTTCCGCTTGCAAGAACGAGTTGATTTCGCCAGCGGATTCGATGGCGCAGGCGACGCAGACGCGGAACCCGTGGGAGTTGACCGTCGCCAAGGTATATAAGGTGTACCAGCAACGGTTGCGCGCGGCCAACGCCGTGGATTTCGACGATTTGATCGGGGAAGTGGTCGGCGTATTCACGCGGCACCCGGACGTCGCGGAATATTATCGACGCCGCTTCCGCCACGTTCTCGTCGACGAATACCAGGACACGAACCACGCCCAATATATGTTATTGGCGTCGCTCGTGGGCACCGCTGACCAGGGGAAACAGGTTCCGCCGAGCGAGTTGTGCGTGGTGGGTGATGCCGATCAATCTATCTATGCGTTCCGCGGCGCAACCATCCGCAATATCGAGGAATTCGAACGTGATTACCCACAGGCGCGCACCATTGTATTAGAACAGAATTACCGTTCCACGCAGACGATTTTGTCGGCGGCGAATGCGGTGATTGCGCAAAACCAGAACCGGCGCGAGAAGAAGTTGTGGACGGCGCTGGGGGAGGGCGAACCGGTAATTGGTTATGTTGCGGACAACGAGCACGATGAGGCGCAATTTGTCGCCTCCGAGATTGATTCGCTGGTGGACCAGGGGCGTTCCTTTAGCGATTTCGCGGTGATGTACCGCACCAATAATTCTTCCCGCGCGCTCGAGGACGTGTTCATTCGAACGGGCATTCCCTACAAAGTGGTGGGTGGCACTCGCTTCTATGAGCGGAAGGAGATCCGCGATATCGTCGCCTACCTGCGCGCATTAGAAAACCCGGACGATTCGGTATCGCTTCAGCGCATTATTAATACGCCCCGCCGCGGCATCGGCGATCGCGCGCTTGCCGCCGTAAACCTGCACGCGCAGCAGCAAGGCATTAGTTTTGGTCAGTCGCTTCTCGACGCCGCGGCCGGCAACGTGGAGCTCTTGGCCCCGCGCAGCAGCAAGGCAATCGCACGCTTTGTCGAGATGATGGATGGGTTGCGGGACACTATCGTCGAGCACACGGACCAAGACACGGGCCTCACCGATATCGGGGCGGTGGTCGCGGCCGTGCTGGACGTCACCGAATACCGCGCGGGCCTAGAGAATTCAAACGACCCGCAGGACGGCGCCCGCCTGGATAACCTTAACGAGTTGGTGTCCGTGGCCCGTGAGTTCTCCTCAGAGGCGACGAACCGCCTCGCCTATGAGGAAGGTAGCGAAGCTGCTCCCGCCGGGCTCCAGGCCTTTCTGGAGCGCGTTTCGCTGGTGGCTGACGCGGACCAGCTACCTGAGGAAGGGCAGGGCGTGGTCACGCTGATGACGCTGCACACCGCGAAGGGCTTGGAATTCCCCGTGGTATTCCTGACGGGCTGGGAGGACGGCCAATTCCCGCACCAGCGCGCACTGGGCGAACCGCAGGAACTCGCGGAGGAACGCCGCCTCGCGTATGTTGGCATCACGCGCGCCCGCCAACGCTTGTACCTTACGCGCGCCTTAATCCGCAGCTCCTGGGGCGATTCCACGGCCAACCCCGCATCGCGCTTTCTCCAGGAAATCCCTGAGCACCTGGTGCAATGGCGGCGTGAGGAACCTCAATTCCCAGGCTACGACACCGGCGGCGACACCGACTGGCCGCCGCTGGAGTGGGGCGCGCCCGCGTTCCGACAGCCGAAACCGCGTGCGCAGAAATCCCGGCTGCCCAAAGCGGCGAGCCGCACCGGCGGCAGCCTCGTGCTCAACGTGGGCGACCGCGTCAACCACGAAAAATACGGGCTCGGCTCCGTGATCGAATCCCACCCGGGCAGCCCGGCGGCCACGGTGACCATCGATTTCGGCTCTGCGGGAACTGTTCGGCTGATGCTCATCGGCAATTTACCCATGGAAAAGCTCTAA
- a CDS encoding lipoprotein LpqH, producing the protein MKKTAMISMMLIVAFGMAACNDGESELGKAQSGVESASALSSETSTAAIGDTSTKTSPPAVMSEAGPGEVSVEVDGNVLDEQFTPVVCTPDGPSLKLEGGVENSAEIDVTIDNPDAGPALGELQIKTHTLNVKIDDRTRAEATVTNDGTAWVIEGNGRHEGHENTELPATVKTRIVCPA; encoded by the coding sequence ATGAAGAAAACCGCGATGATCTCAATGATGCTCATCGTCGCGTTCGGAATGGCAGCATGTAATGACGGTGAATCAGAACTCGGGAAAGCCCAATCGGGGGTAGAATCCGCTTCCGCTCTGTCCAGCGAAACCAGCACCGCCGCAATCGGAGATACCTCAACAAAAACCTCGCCGCCGGCCGTGATGAGCGAAGCCGGGCCCGGGGAAGTCAGCGTGGAAGTGGACGGCAATGTCCTCGACGAACAATTCACGCCGGTGGTGTGCACCCCAGACGGCCCCAGCCTGAAACTGGAGGGCGGCGTAGAAAACAGCGCCGAAATCGACGTGACAATTGACAATCCCGATGCCGGGCCGGCGTTGGGCGAACTACAAATAAAAACCCACACATTAAACGTGAAAATCGACGATCGCACGCGGGCCGAAGCGACCGTGACCAACGACGGAACCGCCTGGGTGATCGAAGGCAATGGCAGGCACGAAGGTCACGAAAACACCGAGCTGCCAGCCACCGTGAAAACACGTATTGTGTGCCCAGCGTGA
- a CDS encoding chorismate mutase: MNDTQSSAARDFEIRMPSGTDDPLSDAEIQQYREEINRLDRVILDAVKRRTEISQAIGRTRMGSGGTRLVHTREVAIINQFREELGPEGPALANALLRLGRGRLG, from the coding sequence ATGAACGACACGCAATCTTCGGCCGCCCGCGACTTTGAAATCCGCATGCCGAGCGGCACCGACGACCCGCTCTCCGACGCGGAAATCCAACAATACCGTGAGGAAATCAACCGGTTGGACCGCGTAATCCTAGATGCCGTGAAGCGAAGGACCGAAATCTCCCAGGCTATCGGGCGGACCCGGATGGGTTCCGGCGGGACGCGGCTCGTACACACGCGCGAAGTTGCGATTATCAACCAGTTCCGCGAAGAGCTCGGCCCCGAAGGCCCCGCCCTAGCGAACGCCCTCCTCCGGTTAGGCCGCGGTCGCTTGGGGTAG
- a CDS encoding PadR family transcriptional regulator translates to MAYVILGLLLIRSMSLYDLVRAFEAGPSLFYSASSGSIKRAIDGLLRDGKIEVEHIDAGARGRKTYRITETGNAEFHTWMRSKIPLGNAEPAMLARLFFLGFVPADQRGVILDNIEHGLLQSLVRLRKLEGQVAQAEVPKHLSDVAMYQRAVLAYGLATHQFSLDWFRHNLR, encoded by the coding sequence ATGGCTTACGTCATCCTAGGACTGTTGCTGATCCGCTCAATGAGTCTCTACGACCTAGTTCGTGCGTTCGAAGCCGGACCGTCGTTGTTTTACAGCGCAAGCTCCGGAAGTATCAAACGTGCGATCGATGGGCTGCTGCGCGATGGGAAGATTGAAGTGGAGCACATTGATGCCGGTGCGCGGGGTCGGAAAACCTATCGCATTACGGAAACTGGCAATGCCGAGTTTCACACATGGATGCGATCCAAAATCCCGTTGGGGAACGCGGAACCGGCCATGCTTGCGCGGCTGTTTTTCCTTGGCTTCGTGCCCGCCGACCAGCGCGGCGTGATCCTGGACAATATCGAGCACGGGCTGTTGCAGAGCTTGGTGCGGCTGCGGAAGCTTGAGGGGCAGGTGGCGCAGGCGGAGGTTCCGAAACATTTATCGGATGTGGCGATGTACCAGCGGGCGGTGCTCGCGTACGGCTTAGCGACCCACCAATTCAGCCTCGACTGGTTTCGCCACAATTTGCGATAG
- the pgi gene encoding glucose-6-phosphate isomerase — protein sequence MAADITATAQWKALAAHHNELSETTLRNLFAADPERASKLTFDAAGLHVDLSKNLINDKTVELLLDLAEAAKLKEHTEAMFNGEHINNTEDRAVLHTALRLPVERDLKVDGQDVAADVHEVLGRMRDFAHALRSGEWLGHTGRTIKTIVNIGIGGSDLGPAMATRALRHYATAGISARFVSNVDPADLVATLEDLDPASTLFVVASKTFTTQETLANAHAAKRWLLDAFDGDEAAVAKHFVAVSTNAEKVAEFGIDTNNMFGFWDWVGGRYSVDSAIGLSLMAVIGPMDFMRFLAGFHAMDEHFRTAPLAENVPALMGLLGVWYGDFYGAATHAVLPYAQDLARFPAYLQQLTMESNGKSVRHDGTSVNCDTGEVYWGEPGTNGQHAFFQLMHQGTRMVPADFIGFARPKQDLPTADGTGSMHDLLMSNFFAQTKVLAFGKTAAEISDEGVPVELVTHKMMPGNRPSTTILAEELTPAVLGALIALYEHITFVQGVVWDINSFDQWGVELGKKQAGDLLPAVTGEEQPDSGDSSSDGLILWYRSKK from the coding sequence ATGGCAGCAGACATCACAGCCACCGCACAATGGAAGGCGTTGGCAGCCCACCACAACGAGCTCAGCGAGACCACGTTGCGGAACCTTTTCGCTGCGGACCCCGAGCGCGCAAGCAAACTGACTTTCGACGCCGCTGGCCTGCACGTAGACCTGTCAAAGAACCTCATCAACGATAAAACCGTTGAGCTTCTTTTAGACCTCGCTGAAGCGGCAAAGCTCAAGGAACATACCGAAGCTATGTTCAATGGCGAGCACATCAATAACACCGAAGATCGCGCGGTCCTACACACCGCGCTGCGCCTGCCGGTGGAACGCGACTTGAAGGTCGACGGGCAAGATGTTGCGGCGGATGTGCACGAGGTCCTTGGCCGCATGCGTGACTTTGCACACGCTTTGCGCTCCGGCGAATGGTTGGGCCACACCGGTCGTACGATTAAAACGATCGTGAATATTGGGATCGGCGGTTCCGACTTGGGCCCCGCCATGGCGACGCGCGCGCTACGGCATTATGCCACCGCTGGGATTTCCGCCCGTTTCGTGTCCAATGTTGACCCCGCCGACCTGGTAGCCACGCTCGAAGACCTGGATCCCGCCTCCACGCTCTTTGTTGTTGCCTCCAAGACCTTTACCACGCAAGAAACTCTCGCCAATGCCCACGCCGCGAAGCGCTGGCTGTTGGATGCCTTCGACGGCGATGAAGCGGCCGTCGCAAAGCACTTCGTTGCGGTGTCCACGAACGCGGAAAAGGTCGCTGAGTTTGGCATCGACACCAATAATATGTTCGGATTCTGGGACTGGGTCGGCGGCCGCTACTCCGTGGATTCCGCGATCGGGCTGTCGCTGATGGCGGTGATCGGTCCCATGGACTTCATGCGATTCCTCGCCGGCTTCCACGCCATGGATGAGCACTTCCGCACCGCTCCGCTGGCCGAAAACGTTCCCGCACTGATGGGTCTGCTGGGCGTCTGGTACGGCGATTTTTACGGTGCCGCCACCCACGCCGTGCTGCCATATGCGCAGGATCTGGCGCGCTTCCCCGCCTACCTGCAGCAGCTCACCATGGAGTCCAACGGAAAGTCTGTTCGACACGATGGCACGTCGGTGAATTGCGATACCGGCGAAGTGTACTGGGGCGAGCCCGGCACGAACGGCCAGCACGCGTTCTTCCAACTCATGCACCAAGGCACTCGAATGGTCCCCGCCGACTTCATCGGATTCGCGCGGCCGAAGCAAGATTTGCCCACCGCGGACGGCACGGGCAGCATGCATGACCTGCTCATGAGCAACTTCTTCGCACAAACGAAAGTCTTGGCGTTTGGCAAGACCGCCGCGGAAATCTCCGACGAAGGCGTCCCCGTCGAACTGGTGACCCACAAGATGATGCCGGGGAACCGGCCCTCCACCACCATCTTGGCGGAAGAATTAACGCCCGCCGTATTGGGCGCGCTTATCGCGCTGTACGAGCACATTACGTTCGTACAAGGTGTCGTATGGGACATCAATTCCTTCGATCAATGGGGCGTTGAGCTGGGCAAGAAGCAAGCCGGCGATCTGCTGCCAGCCGTCACGGGCGAGGAGCAGCCGGATTCTGGCGATAGCTCCTCCGACGGCCTGATCTTGTGGTACCGCTCCAAGAAATAA
- a CDS encoding MFS transporter has translation MTALNLRAAVTALPPLVPRIQESLGVGGTLIGVLGMIPTAMFALSAFSTPLMLRRLTLHSALILAMLLTAAGQVLRVLGPSFALLVVGSILALFAVGATNALMPIVVRTHFPNRVPALSTTYMVAMQIGMSVAPLFAEPLAVRTNWQISLASWAALGMVAALAWVPLWRRRPAASPVPAAGSSRRRLAVWRTSAGVGMAVMFGCTSLTTYSLMIFIPRIYVDAGAPVQFGALMLAWWSALGLLLAFIGPWFVARFDDPFPIVAGFGALFIVGNVGMAWDAMSAPWVWITLSAVGPCSFPMALTLINFRARTVDGATALSAFGQGAGYTMACVGPLGFGLLYDYTDSWMPPTIFTSIALLCMIAGSWFCTRNVHVEDQLSQIVAKPVEAELVGR, from the coding sequence TTGACTGCTCTTAACCTCCGCGCCGCGGTTACCGCTTTGCCGCCGCTGGTGCCCCGCATTCAGGAATCCCTCGGCGTCGGCGGCACTTTGATCGGCGTGCTCGGCATGATCCCCACCGCGATGTTTGCGCTCAGCGCGTTTAGCACGCCATTGATGCTGCGCCGATTGACGCTCCACAGCGCGCTGATCCTAGCGATGCTCCTCACCGCCGCCGGCCAAGTGCTCCGTGTGCTCGGCCCGTCGTTCGCACTGTTGGTCGTAGGTTCGATCCTCGCATTATTCGCCGTGGGTGCCACCAACGCCCTGATGCCCATCGTGGTTCGCACACATTTCCCAAACCGGGTTCCGGCGTTGTCCACCACGTATATGGTGGCGATGCAGATCGGCATGTCCGTCGCTCCCCTGTTCGCCGAGCCGCTTGCGGTTCGCACAAATTGGCAAATTTCGCTGGCGTCGTGGGCGGCCCTTGGGATGGTTGCTGCGCTGGCGTGGGTTCCGTTGTGGCGCCGTCGCCCGGCCGCGTCGCCGGTTCCTGCTGCGGGTTCGTCGCGGCGTCGATTAGCGGTGTGGCGAACTTCCGCCGGCGTGGGCATGGCCGTGATGTTCGGTTGCACCAGCCTTACCACGTATTCGCTCATGATTTTCATTCCACGCATTTATGTCGACGCCGGCGCCCCCGTGCAATTCGGCGCATTGATGCTGGCCTGGTGGTCCGCGCTGGGGTTATTGTTAGCGTTTATCGGACCGTGGTTCGTCGCGCGTTTCGACGACCCGTTCCCCATCGTCGCCGGTTTTGGCGCACTGTTTATTGTGGGCAATGTGGGCATGGCGTGGGATGCGATGTCCGCCCCATGGGTTTGGATCACGCTCTCCGCGGTGGGCCCCTGCAGCTTCCCCATGGCGCTGACGCTCATCAATTTCCGCGCCCGGACTGTCGACGGCGCGACCGCATTGTCCGCGTTCGGGCAAGGCGCCGGCTACACAATGGCGTGCGTCGGCCCCCTTGGATTCGGACTCTTGTACGACTACACCGACAGCTGGATGCCGCCCACGATTTTCACCTCGATCGCGCTGCTCTGCATGATTGCGGGGAGCTGGTTCTGCACGCGCAATGTGCATGTAGAAGACCAGCTATCGCAAATTGTGGCGAAACCAGTCGAGGCTGAATTGGTGGGTCGCTAA